TTTTTCATCCCATTGCTACAACTCGCTAATCAGCAATTTGTTGCGCCATGACACATTTGTGCAGACGGGATTTGCGCGTATCTCCAGCCGGGAGATGGACAAAGCATTCCATTGCAGGTGAGGGATTCTAAAGGGTTTGCCTCCATTCTCATCCGGCCTGAGAGGGCAGGGGAATGAACGCTCTGAAACGTTTCCGGCGCGACTGCAAAGGCAGCGTTGCCATTATATTTGCGCTTGCGATCGTTCCCGTTGTGGCAGCGATCGGCGCGGCATTCGATTTTGCGCGCGGCGTGCAGAAGCGCGACGAGCTGCAAGCCCTTATCGATTCAGCACTTCTTTCAGTATCGCGATCTTCGGTGACGATGTCCGACGATCAGGTCGCGGCTAAGATTCGCGCGTATATTCTGAGCATCGGCTATCCCGCCGGCGAACTCGGAACGGTCACGATTTCGCGTAACGGCCAGACGCTGTCGGCTAAAGCCACCGCGAAAGTGCCGACGACCGTGATGAAGATGGCGGGAATCAAAGAGCTCAATATCGAGGCCAAGGCCACAGCACGCTGGGCGAAGGCCGAAATCGTTCTTGTTCTTGATAATTCCGGCTCGATGGGATCGGGCAACCGGCTGACTATGCTGAAATCGGCGGTGAAGGATTTCGTCGACAAATCCGCCGGCTCGGACAATGCGATGGTCTACGGCATGGTGCCGTTTGCGCAGGCGGTGCGCGTGCCGGTCACGCAGGCTTACAAGGATGCTGTGTGGATCGACTGGGGCACTTCATCGTCCGGTTCAGAGGACGGTGAAGACGGGTCATCGACACAGATCAACAAATCGACATGGCAGGGATGCCTCATCGATCGTCCGCAGCCTTATCACACCGACGACACCTTCTACGCCGACTCGAAAAAATACCCGGCGATCCAGTCCTGCATCGGCGATGAGACGCATATCGGTCTCGTTCAGGATCTCGGCACGACGCCCGCGAATTTGAAGGCGGCGGTCGATGCGATGGGATCGGGCGGTTACACCAATCTCGTGATCGGCGTTGCCTGGGGACATGCGATGCTGACGAAGCAACTGCCCTTCGTGCACGCATCCGCGCCGGGCGAAACGCGCCGGATCATGATCCTAATGACGGACGGGCATAACACCAAGAACCG
Above is a window of Terrihabitans soli DNA encoding:
- a CDS encoding vWA domain-containing protein, yielding MNALKRFRRDCKGSVAIIFALAIVPVVAAIGAAFDFARGVQKRDELQALIDSALLSVSRSSVTMSDDQVAAKIRAYILSIGYPAGELGTVTISRNGQTLSAKATAKVPTTVMKMAGIKELNIEAKATARWAKAEIVLVLDNSGSMGSGNRLTMLKSAVKDFVDKSAGSDNAMVYGMVPFAQAVRVPVTQAYKDAVWIDWGTSSSGSEDGEDGSSTQINKSTWQGCLIDRPQPYHTDDTFYADSKKYPAIQSCIGDETHIGLVQDLGTTPANLKAAVDAMGSGGYTNLVIGVAWGHAMLTKQLPFVHASAPGETRRIMILMTDGHNTKNRFSNSETTLDGWTKTACKAAKDAGIEIYTVGFIGGDADVLSDCASGTGNHLTAATVNDIGNVFQQLALAVRRPILSH